ACAATACACCTCGAGAACGTTTTCGAAGTTTAGAGGAATGGCATGTATGTGCCACGTTTGGGGCAGAGGTAGTGCTTCAGCATCCCTGGTTCCCGGATGTGGTTATAGAACTGGAAACAGGAAGGGGATGTCCCAGGAGATTTCACTGTAGTTTTTGCCTTGAGGGGCTTTTTGAGGTGGAATTTCGTCCTGTAGCTTCCATTCAGGAGGAGGTGAACAGACTTTATCAAGTCGGATGTCGCCATTTTCGTCTGGGGAAGCAGGCAGATATTTTAAGCTATCAGGCAGATTTTTCCTGTGAGAGGGATGGCTTTTTTCGCCCTGTGCCGGAGAATCTTGAGAGGCTCTATTCAGGCATTCGAGAGGTGGCTCCAGATCTTAAAACACTTCATCTTGACAACATGAATCCGGGTACTATCGCTCGTTTTCCAAAAGAATCTGCCAGGATCCTTGAAACAATCGCAAGATATAATACACCGGGAGATGTGGCAGCTTTTGGTATGGAATCAGCTGATCCAGAGGTTATTCGCCGTAACGCTCTCAAGGCTTCTCCAGATCAGGTTTTTCAGGCCATACAAATGGTCAATGAGATCGGTGGAAAACGTGATGGTGGTATCCCAAAGCTACTCCCTGGGGTAAATCTTATCCATGGTTTACCAGGAGAAACGAGGGAGACCTTTCGTCTCAATTATGAGTTTCTCTTGCAAATTTTTGAAGAAGGGCTTCTTCTCCGAAGAATCAATATTCGTCAGCTCAAGCAAACCCCGGGGACACCTCTGGAACATCTGCCTTTGAAAAAAGATGTGAAAACAGAGGCGGCTTTTCGTCATTATAGAGAGAAAATAAGAAAAGAAATCGATATTCCGATGCTTCAGAGAATTTTCCCCCCGGGTACCGTGCTTCGAGATCTTATTGTTGATGGACACCGTGGGGAATGGAGTCTTGCCAGACAATTGGGGAGTTATCCTATTATAGTGAAAATTCCACGCAATGTTTCTTTGCGAGAACACCTGGATGCTTTTGTGATTGACTATCGAGAGCGTTCACTTATCGGTCTTTGTTTTCCCTTTGATGTAAAAAAGCTTTCGTATCACGAAATTCAGCAGATTCCTGGTATGGCAAAGAAAGCTGGTATGCTTGTTGCACAAAAAGAAATTTCTCTTGAAGACTTCCGGGAGAGTCCACTGTATGAGGTTCTTGTCTCTTGCTCGCGTTAATATGCCCCTTCTCGTTTTATGAGAACCTCAAAGGTTTTGAGGATGATAACGATATCGAGCCACAGGGACCAGTTCTCAACGTACCAGACATCTGTTTGTACCCGATAGTTGTAGTCGGTATTGGACCTACCTGATACCTGCCAGAGACCTGTAAGACCGGGGCGGACGGAATAGTAATAAACCTGGTACTCCTTATAAAATTTTTCAATCTCTTCAGCTGATACTGGACGAGGCCCTACAATGGATATATCTCCTTTTAGTATATTCCAGAGCTGGGGAAGTTCATCAATGCTCGTTTTGCGAATAAACTTCCCAATAGGGGTAATTCGCGGATCGTTGGTGAGTTTTCGTTTGGTTTCCCACTCTTCTTTGGCTTTGGGATCACTGGCAAGAATATCTTTTAACCTTTCGTCTGCGTCAGGATACATGCTACGAAATTTATAAAGATAAAATGGCTTTCCATTTTTTCCGATACGTTGTTGTTTGTACACAATTTTTCCTGGAGAGGTTAGCTTAATAATGAAAGCCACAACAAGAAGGAGAGGAGAAAGCAACACAAGTCCGACAAGAGATCCCACAATATCTATAGTTCGCTTTAAGAAAAGGTTCCACCAGGCGTTGAGGTTATTTTTGGCGTAAATGAGATAGGAACGTTCTTTGAGAAGATAGTGGGTCTCCGCGTTGAAAAGGACGATGGGGTATTCGAGAGGGAACAAAACGATATTTCTTGCACTCGCGTACGCTTCGCTTGCCAAAAGATCGAGATCTTTCTCATGAAAATGTTCGGTAATGATAAATACCGTTTCCATGCCGAGACGGCGGATAAAACCACTGATGTCTTTTTCGTAATACACAGGAATCTTATTGGGGGAAAGGGATTTCTGGCGTTTGCCCT
This sequence is a window from Thermospira aquatica. Protein-coding genes within it:
- the wbaP gene encoding undecaprenyl-phosphate galactose phosphotransferase WbaP: MKYLRKIMQFFILLASDLMAYYASLAIAVFLRQNIAGFFFSNLPSFNFQYEYFASVLWLPLAFVFSIGMFKLYHRHFSFWEETEKLVKALTLGLIIVFFVISIRKLYADFSRLTLLFLWGSGLFFFALFRYIFKKLLWIVGLWGEDVLILGKENLGEELSQKLSQDSFLGFRPKAILSPTKGKRQKSLSPNKIPVYYEKDISGFIRRLGMETVFIITEHFHEKDLDLLASEAYASARNIVLFPLEYPIVLFNAETHYLLKERSYLIYAKNNLNAWWNLFLKRTIDIVGSLVGLVLLSPLLLVVAFIIKLTSPGKIVYKQQRIGKNGKPFYLYKFRSMYPDADERLKDILASDPKAKEEWETKRKLTNDPRITPIGKFIRKTSIDELPQLWNILKGDISIVGPRPVSAEEIEKFYKEYQVYYYSVRPGLTGLWQVSGRSNTDYNYRVQTDVWYVENWSLWLDIVIILKTFEVLIKREGAY
- a CDS encoding radical SAM protein, whose product is MRFLLIDGYIDEPTALGVPPYISPYVRYVAGAIWSAGGHELLYRTIDQLRETHDKPDADFVILIAGNPVPGKYLGGNPITLDEVKELADFYRKKNFLWGGPQSREKNNNFSKNIQVISGDIEAYVWDIARNNTPRERFRSLEEWHVCATFGAEVVLQHPWFPDVVIELETGRGCPRRFHCSFCLEGLFEVEFRPVASIQEEVNRLYQVGCRHFRLGKQADILSYQADFSCERDGFFRPVPENLERLYSGIREVAPDLKTLHLDNMNPGTIARFPKESARILETIARYNTPGDVAAFGMESADPEVIRRNALKASPDQVFQAIQMVNEIGGKRDGGIPKLLPGVNLIHGLPGETRETFRLNYEFLLQIFEEGLLLRRINIRQLKQTPGTPLEHLPLKKDVKTEAAFRHYREKIRKEIDIPMLQRIFPPGTVLRDLIVDGHRGEWSLARQLGSYPIIVKIPRNVSLREHLDAFVIDYRERSLIGLCFPFDVKKLSYHEIQQIPGMAKKAGMLVAQKEISLEDFRESPLYEVLVSCSR